The following proteins come from a genomic window of Pseudomonas sp. WJP1:
- the aroB gene encoding 3-dehydroquinate synthase codes for MQTLKVDLGERSYPIHIGEGLLDQPELLAPHIRGRQVAIISNETVAPLYLERLTRSLAQFSVISVVLPDGEAFKTWETLQLIFDGLLTARHDRRTTVIALGGGVIGDMAGFAAACYQRGVDFIQVPTTLLSQVDSSVGGKTGINHPLGKNMVGAFYQPNVVLIDTTSLNTLPARELSAGLAEVIKYGLICDEPFLTWLEDNVDRLRNLDQQALTYAIERSCAAKAAVVGADEKETGVRATLNLGHTFGHAIETHMGYGVWLHGEAVAAGTVMALEMSARLGWISEQERDRGIRLFQRAGLPVVPPEEMTPADFLEHMAIDKKVIDGRLRLVLLRHMGEAVVTDDYPKEVLQATLGADYRALAQLKG; via the coding sequence ATGCAGACACTCAAGGTCGATCTAGGCGAGCGCAGCTACCCGATTCATATTGGCGAAGGTTTGTTGGACCAGCCTGAGCTGCTGGCCCCGCATATTCGCGGACGGCAAGTGGCGATCATTTCCAATGAAACCGTCGCGCCGCTCTATCTCGAACGCCTGACCCGCAGCCTTGCGCAGTTCTCGGTAATCTCCGTGGTGCTGCCAGACGGTGAGGCCTTCAAGACCTGGGAAACCCTGCAGCTGATTTTCGACGGTCTGCTGACCGCGCGGCACGATCGGCGCACCACGGTGATTGCCCTGGGCGGCGGCGTGATTGGCGACATGGCCGGCTTTGCGGCTGCCTGCTACCAGCGCGGTGTCGATTTCATCCAGGTTCCGACCACGCTGCTGTCGCAGGTTGACTCTTCGGTGGGTGGCAAGACCGGGATCAACCATCCGCTGGGCAAGAATATGGTTGGCGCCTTCTATCAGCCGAACGTCGTGCTGATCGACACCACGTCCCTCAACACCCTGCCGGCCCGCGAGCTGTCCGCCGGCCTGGCCGAAGTCATCAAGTACGGGCTGATCTGCGATGAGCCGTTCCTGACCTGGCTGGAAGACAACGTGGACCGCCTGCGCAATCTGGATCAGCAAGCCCTGACCTATGCCATCGAGCGCTCTTGTGCCGCCAAGGCGGCCGTGGTCGGCGCCGACGAGAAGGAGACCGGTGTGCGGGCAACGCTCAACCTGGGTCATACCTTCGGTCACGCCATCGAGACCCATATGGGCTATGGTGTCTGGCTGCATGGTGAAGCGGTCGCTGCTGGCACTGTAATGGCTCTGGAAATGTCCGCGCGCCTGGGCTGGATCAGCGAACAGGAGCGCGACCGCGGCATTCGCCTGTTCCAGCGCGCCGGCCTGCCGGTTGTTCCGCCTGAAGAGATGACGCCAGCCGATTTCCTCGAACACATGGCAATAGACAAGAAAGTGATCGACGGTCGTTTGCGCCTGGTGCTGCTGCGCCACATGGGCGAAGCGGTAGTGACCGACGATTATCCGAAAGAGGTTCTACAGGCCACGCTGGGAGCGGATTACCGCGCCCTGGCTCAGCTTAAAGGTTAA
- the pilQ gene encoding type IV pilus secretin PilQ: protein MNRIFSALGVSLWIALSPMVQAVNLKALDVAALPGDRVELKLVFDEPPPTPRGYTTESPARIALDLPGVVSQLASKTRDLGNGNARSATVVEAKDRARLTINLTQLSPYDFRVEGNNLFVVVGQSGKSPAPRAAAAVVPAPAHARAAVPAGKAIRAVDFQRGTQGEGNVVIDLSDPSIAPDIQEREGKIILSFTRTRLPEPLRVRLDVKDFATPVQFVNASATGDRATITIEPNGAFDYSTYQTDNKLTVSIRPMTVDDLQKRNAGRNAYNGEKLSLNFQDIDVRSVLQLIADFTNLNLVASDTVQGGITLRLQNVPWDQALDLVLKTKGLDKRMVGNVLLVAPADEIAARERQELESQKQIADLAPLRRELLQVNYAKAADIAKLFQSVTNAEAKADERGSITVDERTNNIIAYQTQDRLDELRRIVAQLDIPVRQVMIEARIVEANVDYDKSLGVRWGGSIQNKGNWSASGVGNGTSDGGSSPFVDLGVANNTSGIGIAFITDNVLLDLELSAMEKTGNGEIVSQPKVVTSDKETAKILKGTEIPYQEASSSGATSVSFKEASLSLEVTPQITPDNRIIMEVKVTKDEPDYLNKVQDVPPIKKNEVNAKVLVNDGETIVIGGVFSNTQSKVVDKVPFLGDVPYLGRLFRRDVVSEKKSELLVFLTPRIMNNQAIAVSR from the coding sequence GCCGATGGTACAAGCGGTCAACCTCAAGGCGCTGGATGTTGCCGCGTTGCCGGGGGACCGCGTCGAGTTGAAGCTGGTGTTCGACGAGCCACCTCCGACGCCCCGTGGCTACACCACGGAGTCCCCGGCCAGGATTGCCCTGGATCTGCCCGGTGTCGTCAGCCAGCTGGCGAGCAAGACTCGCGACCTGGGCAATGGCAATGCCCGCAGCGCAACCGTGGTGGAGGCCAAGGATCGTGCGCGGCTGACCATCAATTTGACCCAGTTGAGCCCCTACGACTTCCGGGTCGAAGGCAACAACCTGTTTGTGGTCGTCGGGCAGAGTGGCAAAAGCCCTGCACCAAGAGCGGCTGCCGCTGTTGTACCGGCACCGGCCCATGCGCGTGCGGCTGTACCGGCAGGCAAGGCGATTCGTGCGGTGGATTTCCAGCGGGGTACCCAGGGGGAAGGCAATGTCGTGATCGACTTGTCGGATCCGTCCATTGCGCCCGATATTCAGGAGCGCGAAGGCAAGATCATTCTCAGCTTCACCAGGACCCGATTGCCCGAGCCATTGCGCGTGCGCCTGGACGTGAAGGATTTCGCCACACCGGTACAGTTCGTCAATGCCAGTGCGACGGGGGACAGGGCGACCATCACCATTGAGCCCAATGGTGCCTTCGACTATTCGACCTACCAGACCGACAACAAGCTGACCGTCAGCATCCGCCCGATGACGGTCGACGATCTGCAAAAGCGCAACGCCGGCCGCAATGCCTACAACGGTGAAAAGCTCTCGCTGAACTTCCAGGACATCGACGTGCGCTCGGTGTTGCAGCTGATCGCCGATTTCACCAACCTCAATCTGGTCGCCAGTGACACGGTGCAAGGGGGCATTACCCTGCGCCTGCAGAATGTACCCTGGGACCAGGCGCTGGACCTGGTGTTGAAAACCAAGGGCCTGGACAAGCGCATGGTGGGAAATGTGCTGCTCGTCGCCCCGGCCGACGAAATTGCCGCCCGTGAACGCCAGGAGCTGGAGTCACAGAAGCAGATTGCCGACCTGGCACCCCTGCGTCGGGAACTGTTGCAGGTCAATTACGCCAAGGCGGCCGATATCGCCAAACTGTTCCAGTCGGTGACCAATGCCGAAGCGAAAGCCGACGAACGGGGGTCGATCACCGTCGATGAGCGCACCAACAACATCATTGCCTACCAGACCCAGGACCGACTCGACGAACTGCGGCGGATCGTTGCGCAACTGGATATTCCAGTGCGCCAGGTGATGATCGAGGCGCGCATCGTCGAAGCCAACGTCGACTACGACAAGAGCCTCGGCGTGCGCTGGGGTGGCTCGATACAGAACAAAGGCAACTGGAGCGCTTCGGGAGTCGGTAACGGCACCAGTGACGGCGGTAGCTCGCCGTTCGTCGACCTGGGGGTCGCCAACAACACGTCGGGCATCGGCATCGCCTTCATCACGGACAATGTCTTGCTGGACCTTGAATTGTCGGCCATGGAAAAGACCGGCAACGGCGAAATCGTCTCGCAACCCAAGGTGGTCACCTCCGACAAGGAAACCGCAAAGATCCTCAAAGGCACCGAGATTCCCTACCAGGAAGCCAGCTCCAGCGGCGCTACGTCGGTCTCGTTCAAGGAGGCTTCGCTGTCGCTGGAGGTGACGCCGCAGATCACGCCGGACAACCGGATCATCATGGAGGTCAAGGTTACCAAGGACGAGCCGGACTACCTGAACAAGGTCCAGGATGTACCGCCGATCAAGAAAAACGAGGTCAATGCCAAGGTCCTGGTCAACGATGGCGAGACCATCGTCATTGGTGGTGTTTTCTCAAATACTCAAAGCAAGGTTGTAGATAAGGTGCCATTTCTTGGCGATGTGCCGTATCTTGGCCGCCTTTTCCGGCGTGACGTGGTTTCGGAGAAAAAATCCGAGCTGTTGGTGTTTCTCACACCGCGTATCATGAATAACCAGGCGATTGCTGTGAGTCGTTGA
- the aroK gene encoding shikimate kinase AroK, whose translation MRNLILVGPMGAGKSTIGRLLAKELRLPFKDSDKEIELRTGANIPWIFDKEGEPGFREREQAMIAELCDYDGVVLATGGGAVMREANRRALRAGGRVVYLHASVEQQVGRTSRDRNRPLLRTADPAKTLRDLLAIRDPLYREIADLVVETDERPPRMVVLDILERLQQLPPR comes from the coding sequence GTGCGAAATTTGATACTTGTAGGACCGATGGGGGCTGGAAAAAGCACCATCGGCCGGTTGCTGGCCAAAGAGCTGCGCTTGCCATTCAAAGATTCCGATAAGGAAATTGAATTACGCACGGGCGCGAATATCCCATGGATCTTCGACAAGGAAGGCGAACCCGGCTTTCGTGAGCGCGAGCAGGCAATGATTGCCGAGCTGTGCGATTACGACGGCGTGGTGCTGGCGACGGGCGGTGGCGCGGTCATGCGCGAAGCCAATCGTCGGGCACTGCGTGCCGGCGGACGGGTGGTCTATCTGCATGCCTCCGTCGAGCAGCAGGTCGGCCGCACGTCCCGCGACCGCAATCGACCCTTGTTGCGCACTGCCGATCCGGCCAAGACCCTGCGGGATCTGCTGGCGATCCGCGACCCCCTTTATCGGGAAATCGCCGATCTGGTGGTGGAAACCGATGAGCGCCCGCCACGTATGGTCGTGCTCGACATCCTGGAGCGTTTGCAGCAATTGCCGCCCCGTTAA